The Eleutherodactylus coqui strain aEleCoq1 chromosome 6, aEleCoq1.hap1, whole genome shotgun sequence genome window below encodes:
- the LOC136571817 gene encoding olfactory receptor 12D1-like, with the protein MFQESETTNHQLLIVTVLLDFSCSRDIINQTSVEEFILVGFTDLLELQVMFFGLFFMFFLLNIIGNISILWFVTFDLSLHTPMYFFLGNLAFFDISFSSVTVPKMLCDFLSQQKTISFGGCIAQMHFFHFLGSSEVTLLTIMSYDRLVAISNPLRYSVIMNRKLCVCLVIASYITGFLHSLLHTLLTAELPFCGPNKVNHFFCDVKPVLILACTDIALNLKLLTMVTGYLATTSFLLTLFPYILISKSLLKIQTVQGRKRAFSTCSSHLMVVSLLFGTAMFTYLGPSSRDILDYDRVVAVLFTVITPALNPVIYTLRNKDMKKAMKKSIQKWLKS; encoded by the coding sequence ATGTTCCAAGAATCAGAAACTACTAATCATCAATTACTAATAGTTACTGTGCTTTTAGATTTCAGCTGTTCAAGAGACATCATAAACCAAACATCAGTAGAGGAGTTCATCTTGGTTGGTTTCACAGATCTGCTAGAACTTCAAGTTATGTTTTTTGGCCTATTTTTTATGTTCTTTCTCTTAAACATCATTGGTAATATCTCTATTTTGTGGTTTGTAACTTTTGATTTGAGTCTTCATACCCCTATGTATTTTTtcttgggaaaccttgcatttttTGATATTTCCTTTTCATCTGTTACCGTGCCAAAAATGCTATGTGACTTTTTATCTCAGCAGAAGACTATCTCATTTGGTGGCTGCATTGCTCAGATGCATTTCTTTCACTTTCTGGGAAGCTCCGAAGTTACTCTACTTACTATTATGTCTTATGACCGTCTGGTGGCAATAAGTAATCCCTTACGTTATTCAGTCATAATGAACAGAAAGCTTTGTGTCTGCCTTGTTATTGCCTCTTATATTACTGGCTTTCTTCATTCTCTTTTGCATACCTTGCTTACAGCAGAGCTTCCATTTTGTGGACCTAACAAGGTCAACCATTTCTTCTGTGATGTTAAACCAGTACTGATACTAGCCTGTACAGATATTGCCCTCAACCTAAAACTTCTCACCATGGTAACTGGCTATCTGGCAACCACATCCTTTCTGTTAACACTTTTTCCATATATTTTAATCAGTAAATCACTTTTAAAAATACAAACAGTTCAAGGTCGAAAACGTGCATTTTCCACCTGTAGCTCCCATCTCATGGTTGTCTCTCTCCTTTTTGGAACGGCCATGTTTACCTACTTAGGCCCTTCCTCACGAGACATTTTAGATTATGACAGAGTTGTAGCTGTGCTGTTTACGGTAATTACGCCTGCTCTAAACCCAGTTATATATACATTGCGCAACAAAGACATGAAAAAAGCTATGAAAAAGTCTATTCAAAAGTGGCTGAAAAGTTAA